The Mustelus asterias chromosome 30, sMusAst1.hap1.1, whole genome shotgun sequence DNA segment ATATTCTGCATGGTTATTTGGTGCTGCGTTTTTGAGTTTGTCTATTACATTCTTCAGTGATGTGGTTTTGattctgtgtctttctctgttaCATCCCTCGGCAATAATTTACATTCCAAATTTATTAACAGCTTTCTTTTGAAACCAAATGATTATTTTGAACTTACAGCAATTTTCCACGCGTAGGTTTCCCGCAGCATCAATTGATAAGTTCACACAAAAACTGTACAATGGATGATTTTGTTTCAAGTCGATCTCTTCCATTCATACACACAATCTTCCTCTCCCTTTTTCTATTACAGCTAACTTGGCAGTGATTGTGATCTTGTCTCGAAGAAAATGTGGTCTCTCTGGATGTATCACTTATTACCTGATGTCCATGGCGGTGACTGATCTCTTGGTCATGGTAACAGCTGTCATATTAAACCGGATTGCTGGTATTTATTTCCCGTACAGTTTCCTGTCTATCACGCCGATATGTAGTCTCCGTTCTGCACTCATTTTTGCAGCAATAGACAGCTCAGCCTGGTTaacagtcactttcacctttgatcgatttgttgccATTTGTTGCCACAAGCTGAAAATGAAGTATTGCACCGAGAAGACAGCAGCCTGGGTGATAGGAATCCTGTCCGCATTGACCTGCATAAAAAATGCATTTTTGTATTTTGTATATGAACCGAGATACACAATTAACAAAGTGCCCTGGTTCTGTAATGCAAAGGCAATTTTTTACAGCTCAGCAGCTTGGGCTGCATATGACTGGATTCGTTGCATTTTCACCCCATGTCTCCCGTTCATTTTAATTTTActgctcaatgctctgactgtcagACACATTATAGCGGCCaatagagcccgcaggagactccgagtCC contains these protein-coding regions:
- the LOC144480696 gene encoding neuropeptides capa receptor-like, which codes for MTPNESNTFCLLLASIPPFLHCYDSSDNGAGNVQMQQDLDANLAVIVILSRRKCGLSGCITYYLMSMAVTDLLVMVTAVILNRIAGIYFPYSFLSITPICSLRSALIFAAIDSSAWLTVTFTFDRFVAICCHKLKMKYCTEKTAAWVIGILSALTCIKNAFLYFVYEPRYTINKVPWFCNAKAIFYSSAAWAAYDWIRCIFTPCLPFILILLLNALTVRHIIAANRARRRLRVQSKGDNQSDPEMEKRKRSIVLLFAISGSFILLYLLFFITIIYVRIAKVTYFSGSNSNESTFSLEEKGFMLQFLSSCVNPFIYAGTQRKFRTELTNGLKYPLSKLIKLLRILN